The window TAATTTTGGAGTTATAAAAATGTGCTTCCTATTCATAATAAGTCCTAATGCTATCAAAAACACACCTACAATAAGAAATACCATCAATTTCCACACCTCTGGCCAAATAAAAAACAAAGGAGTGTCTAATTGATAGATTTTAAGAAACGCTGTCAAAAAATGCGTATATGGTATTGCTTGTGCATACACGCTATTAAACCAAGGCATTGCCCAAATAGGAAATGTAAAACCACTAAAAACGAATGCTGGCGAATTATAAAAAACGGCAATATCTAATGCGATAATTTGATTTTTCACTATTAATGAAAGTCCGAAACCAAGTAAAATATTAACACTTAAAAAAAGAATTAATAGCGCTAATAAATGTATGCTATTCCCATAGATAGGGATTCTAAAAACTGGAAAAACAACAGCGAATATGAGTCCGCACAATCCTAACCCATATACCAAAAACGCAAAATATTTCCCCAAAATCATGGCTAAAATATTTCCTTTTGCCGTTGCATATAACTGATTATACGTTTGCGATTCCCATTCCTTATTAAAAGCTCTTGATGCTGCTAAAAAAATAATCATTTGTAATAAAACAGTAGTTAAACCTGGCAATAAATAATAGACATAATTATATTGCGGATTCCCTAAAACTCTTGTATTTATTTTAATAGGTAGCACGGTTCCCATAATTTTTGAAGGATTAATTCCCAATGGTGCTATTCTTTTCATCACTACTGCGCCACTAAGTGACTGAGTAACTCCTACTCCCGCTTTATACAAGAGATTTCCAAAAACAATATTGGTAGAATTGGTATATATTTTTACCTGAACGGGATTACTTTTAAGCACATCTTTGTGAAAATCTTTTGGGATATAAAAAACGCCTTGCACATGGTCTTTAACAAAAGCACTTTCTATAGCATCTTTAGACGACAAATATTGGGTGACATTTAGATAGGGAGAAGATTCCAAAAAACGAATATACATACGACTTAACGTACTGTTATCATTATCATAAACAGCAATAGAAACCTCTCTAAGAGATCCTTTGTAATATATAGAACCTAATAAAAAAAAAACAATAAAAGGAATAATAACAAAGAGATTTCTAATCGATTTCTGCTTTGCTAGTCTTAGCATTTCCCTTTTAAAAACTTGATATATAGGCCAATTTTTAAACATCTATTTATTTGTAAATCTGAATCGACATACCTGGACGTAAATCTTCAATACGTTCTTGAGGTTTTAAGTGAATCTCAAAAGTCTTAAGCTCGTATTCCCCTTTCGCTTTTACCGGAACCCAAGTAGCAAAATCGGCCATAGGAGCTATATAAGTGACTTTAAAATTAACTTCATCATTAGCCAATCCTGGCACTTTTGCTTTATATAGATTATCCATTTTAAAATCAGCCAAATCATCTTCTCTTACATTAAATACGGCATAGATTTTTTCTGGTCGTTGTATTGTTACTATAGGGTATCCTGCATCCATAACTTCTCCTTCTTCTGCTATTTGATTACTTACCACCCCAGAAATGGGCGCTGTAATCTGCAATTCGTCATAATATGTCTCTACTTCTTTATAAGCACCTTGTGCACTTTCATAACTCCCGTAGGCTGCTCTAACATCTTCTTTTCTTGCTCCATTTTTAGACATTTCCCAAATAGATTTCGCAGCATTCATTTGCTCTTTTGCAGCGTCGTATTTAAACTGAAGCTCATCCATTTCTTGTTTAGATATAATACTATCGGCATAAAGTGCTTGGTATCTTTTATAGGTTTTCTCTGCAAAATCAAACTGACTTTTAGCCATTTGATATTGGTTTTCAAGCGCACTAATTTCTTCTTTTCGAGCACCAGATTCTGCTTTATCAACCAAAGAACGGGCTGCTTTCACCATACCTTCCGCTTGGTTTTTTTTGGCATCTAGTACATCAGGTTCTAAGGTTGCCAAAACATCTCCTTTTTTAACCGTATTTCCTTTTTCAATTAATATAGAAAGTACTCTTCCCGGAATTTCAGAAGATACATTGACCTCTGTAGTTTCTAATAAACCCGAATATACTTCCTGTTCTGGAGTACTTGCTTTCACCATAAAAAATATTATGGCGAACACGATAATTACTACAGGAATCACTAATGTGATGTATGCTTTTTTCATATTAACATTTATTTACTCCCAATCATTGGAATAATTTTTTCTGGTTCTCCAACGCTTGTATACAGACTAGCAATTGCTTTATAATAATCGTTTAAAGCAACCAATTGTTCTACTTTTGATTTTTCATATAATAAAGAGGCATCTATTACATCTATAGATTTCCCTAAACCTTCTTCAAAACGTCGCGTATTGATTCTAAGATTTTCTTTAGCCAGATCTACTGTTGTTAGATGGCTATGGTATAGTTTTCTTTGATTAAGAACATTGATATAGTTACTCTTAACTAGCAAATGAATCTGTTCTGTGGCATATTGTTTGGCGTTTTCTACTTCCTTTTGCAAATGAGAACTTGCTTTTAACTTATTTACATCTTTAAATCCATTAAAAATATTAATCTGAGCTTGCACCCCAACAATAAACCTTGAAGGAATAATTGGTAACTGATCACGATACATATTATAAGTACCAAAAGCGGCCACGTTAGGAAGAAATTTAGACTTTTCAAGAGTATGAGACTGCTTTGCCATAATCTCTTTTTGATCGATTAATTCTAAAACAGGTTGCTGTGTATAAGCGGTATTTAAAAGTTGATTAAAGTCTAGATTTAGTTCGTGATATGGAATACTATCCATTACCTGAAAGATTTCAGAATCTGGCATACTCATCGTGGTACGCAGCGCCATTTTTGCTAATTGCAATGTATTCTGATCCTTACTTAAATCTCTCTCTGCATTGGCAACTGCTACTTCTGCTCTTAATAAAACATGTTTAGGAAGAATCTCCAATTGAATAGCACGTGCTGCTTGTTCCTTATGTTTTAGCATTCCGTTATAAACTTCAAACCGTGTTTTAACCACTTGTTTTAAGAGTACCACATCTAAATAACGTTCTATAAGTTCGTGAGCAATGTCATTTTTAACCTGTTTCAACTCTATGTTTGCCGTCTCTAACTCTGCTTCGGCATATTTTTTACCAGCAATTATTTTCCCTCCTGTAAAAATAGGTTGTGTTGCTGTAATTGCTGCTGTTGGAATTTGTTGATTATCAACAACAACATTATATGCTGGAAGGTCTCCCAAAGCATTTACTATCGTACTATAAGCAGCTTCTGAGGTTATTCCTGACAAACCTATTTCATCCCCATAGGTTTCTACAAATGCTGCTCCATATTTACCACCTAAATCATCTAAAGAGCTTTTAACCTGCGAGGTATTTACTTCCATATTCTCACTTAAATAGGTGTAACCAGCTAAAAAATTAATAGAAGGCAAAAAATTTCCTTTGGCCGCTTTGTCTTCGTAAATTTTTTGGGTTACGCGCTCCGAATACCGTTTTATTTGCTCATTATTAGAATAACTCCATGCTAACGCCTCCGCAATACTTAATTCTCGATCTTGTCCTTTTACAAACAAAGGTAATAGCACTAGAATGCTTAAAGCTAACAATGCTTTTAAAGGAATATTTACATTTTTTTTATTCGGATTTTTCATCTGCTTATAAAAAATACATATTTCAAATTATTCCTCAAAGGTACTTCCTCTTAGAAAAAAAATGAATGACTTAAATCATGTACAAAGAGGATATCAATTAATCTTTATTTTAGAATTCATATTATTAGTTTACTACTTTTCGTTTTTATTCGGAAACAAACCATGTTAAGAAAGTACAAATTGCTGCAAATGATACAGGTTTTAAATTCTCTTCGACATCGCAACTTTATTTCAAATAATTATTAATCCAAAAAGACATCTCTATTTCTAATCCATATTTAATTACTAGGAAAGGCGGTGGACAGAGAATTTACGAGAGATTAAATGGACAATCAACAACACTATTAAAGACTAAAAATAGCCCATTAAAAAAATGATGGAACAAAAATTTTGAACCCTAATTAATGAGCAACTGATAATAATCATTATTTTTATGTAATCAACGTATTACATTTACATTAAAATAACACAACTCACAAATGAATACAGGATTAGTCCTTTCTGGAGGAGGAGCTCGAGGAGCAGCTCATATTGGTGCTATAAAAGCGCTTGAAGAATCTGGCATTTTTCCAACACATATTTCAGGAACAAGTGCAGGTGCTATTATTGGCGCTTTATATGCAGCAGGTGTAGGTTGGACGGAAATGTTAGATTTTTTCAAAAATATATCCATCTTTCAAACCACTAGATATGCACGTAATAAACCCGGATTTATAAATTCGGAAAAATTCTATAATGACCTCAAAACATATCTTCCTATTGATGATTTTAGTGCTTTAAAAAAACCGCTATTTATCACTGCTGCAAATGTTATTGACGGTTCCTTAAAAGTTTTTAGTAAAGGACAACTCATTAAACCTATTATCGCTTCGGCATCTTTTCCAGGGGTTTTTACACCGACCGAAATTAATGGGAAATTCTATATTGATGGCGGTACTTTAAATAATTTTCCTGTAGAGCCGTTACAAAAAAACTGTGATAAAATTATTGGTGTATACGTTAATCCGCTAAAAAAAATTAGCATTAAAGATTTAAAACATTCGTATAGCGTAGTAGAAAGAGCCTATAAAATTAAAGTTGCTAACGAGTCGATGTCAAAATTCTCCGATTGTGATTTAATTATTTCTCCGGAAGGATTAATTAATTTCGGCACTTTTGACATGAACAGTATAGATGCTATTTTTAGTTTGGGATATACTGCTACAAAAAAAGCGCTGGAAGAAAACAATAATTTATTAGCATAGTAATTATACACATCGTCTTTTATTGAAAAATACAAGACTAGTATTAAATAATAAAATGAATATTGATAACATTTTAACATCGCTACATTTAAAATCTTGGATCACGTATAGTTTGGTACTTCTATGCTGTATATTACTCGGTCTACTTTTAAGATGGATTTTATTTTCAATTATTAAATTTTCTAACCGAAGAAAACCTACCGTTTTAAAAGCGCAGTTATTTAAACATTTAAAAGCACCAGCCAAATTTCTCCTACCCATTTTATTTATTTACAGCTCGCTTTCTCTTTTAGAATTAGACTCCTTTTGGCATAAAATTATTGAAAGTCTTATTATTATTAATCTCTCTTGGATACTAATTGCTTTATTAAATGCTTCAGAAGAAGTAGTTAAGGAAAAATTCATGGTTAATGGCAGCCATAAAACAAAGGATAGAAAAGTATTGACGCAACTACGCTTTTTAAAAAGCCTTTCTATTGTTATTATTTTCACACTTGCCATTGCTGCCATACTATGGAATATTCCAGGAGTAAGAAAACTAGGTACCACTATACTTACCTCTGCTGGTGTTATTGGAATTATAGCAGGTGTTGCAGCACAAAAATCGATTGCAAACCTAATTACCGGATTTCAAATCGCATTTACCCAACCTATTAAAATAGATGACGAAGTGGTTATTGAAGACGAATTTGGTACCGTAGAAGATATTACATTAACCTATGTTGTTATTAAAACTTGGGATCAAAGACGATTGGTTTTACCTCTTAATTATTTTAATGATCATTCTTTTGTAAACTGGACCTTTAACTCTACCGAATTAATTGGCTCTGTTTTTCTCTATGTAGATTATACCTTTCCTGTTTCTGTTTTAAGAACGAAACTCATGGATATTTTAAAAGAACATCCTTTATGGAATAAAAAAACAGGAGAACTTTTGGTGACAAAAAGCAATGAAAAAGCCATGGAACTACGAGCTACATTTAGTGCAAAAAATGCTTCAGACACTTGGACGATGCGTTGTGATATACGGGAACAATTAATAGATTTTATACAAGAAAAACACCCCGCATCTTTACCTAAAATAAGAGAAATGGAAGTATTTAAAATATAAACATTAAAGACTATCTATAAAACAGAAAAAATGATAGATGAATTAAAAGATAATATCCTTTTTAAAAGTATTTTCCATTCTTCCGTAGAAGGGATTTTGGTTATAAATGATTCTGGTGTTATTATTAAAGCCAATCCTGCTAGCGAGCAAATGTTTGGTTATAACAAACAAGAATTAATTAATAAAACAGTAGAGGATCTTATTCCAAACCAATTCAAAAAAAATCACAAATCCCATAGAGACAAATATTCAAAAAAACCCAAATCAAGACGAATGGGATTGGATTTAGATTTATGGGGATTGAAAAAAGATGGTTCACAATTTCCCTTAGAAATAAGTTTAAGCCCTACAGAAATTGAGAATAAACAGCTTGTAATTGCTTTTGTAATAGACATAACAGAACGTATGGCTGCAAAACAAGCGTTATTAGCTAGTGAAAGCCGAATGGCAGAAGCGCAACGTCTTGCTCATGTAGGAAATTGGCATTGGAATATACAAACAGACGAGAGAAGTTGGTCTGACGAATTTTACAGAATCCTTGGTCTTCCTCCTGGAGATAAAAGATTAAATTCAGAATCTGTAAGAAGTTTTATTCATCCAGATGATAAAGAAAGTACAATACAAGCGATAAATGAAGCTGTAAAAAATAAAACACCATATAAACACAAACAAAAAATTGTTAGACCAGATGGTACTGTAAGACACATTTTAGCAAAAGGTAAAACTATATATGATGCAGCAGGCAAGCCAGAAGAACTATATGGTAGCATCCAGGATATTACAAGACATAAAGACATTGAATTAAAACTAAAAAAGAGTAAAGAAAAAACTCAAGCCTTACTACAAGCTTTACCAGATGTAATGATTCTTTATGATAAGCATGGGAATCATCTAGAAGTTCATGCTCCTGAAAACTATCAACTTGTTGCTCCTTACGATGACCATATAGGTAATAATATTGATAAGATACTTCCAAAAAAGGTTTGCGACAAAATAAGAAAGGGGTTTGCCGATTGCGAAAAAACGAAAGAAAATCAAATTGTAGAGTACTCACTTACCATTATGGGCAAGTTGACACATTTTGAATCCCGAATAGTAAAAACAGACACCAATAATTTTTTATGCATCATACGAGATATTACTGAAAGTGAAAATGCAGAAAAAAAGATTCTAGACAACGAACAAAGACTCCGATTAGCTTTAGAAGCAGGCGAGTTTGGTTCTTGGGATTGGAATTTACTTTCCGATACAATAGTAAGAGACAAATATCAAAACTCTTTATTTGGAATGGAAGCAGAAGAAAATATAATTAACTATTCCGATTTTTTAAATAAAATACATCCCGAAGATAGAGATAAGGTACAATTAGCAATAACGCAAGCAATAAAAAAAACCAGTAATTATAACGTACAATACAGAATAACACATCCTGATTTATCGATACATTGGCTTCAAGAAAAAGGAAAGGTTTTTAAAAACCAAAAAGGCAAACCAGAACGTATAATAGGCGTAACTAATAGTATTACAAAGCAAAAGTTAGCAGAAGAAAAATTAAAAGAAAGTGAAGAAAAACTGCGGGAGTACACTTTTGTATTAGAAGAAAAAGTAGCAGAACGAACCAAAGAATTGACTACGGTTGTTCAAAAATTAGTAGAATCTAATTTAAGCCTTGAAGACCAAATAAATGAAACTAAGGAGGCAGAGAACAAAGCTTTAAGTAGTATGTCATTACTTCATGATATTTCTCATAATTTTCCAAAGGGATTTGTTGCTGTTTGTAATTCAGATTTTAATCTTCTATTAGTTGAAGGAGAAGAAGTAGATGAATTAGGTTTTAAAGGTCTAGCAAGTGCAAAAACCTTAATTAATGATGTCATAGGTGTTCCCGATGATGTAAAGGAGAAGGTAAAACGAAATGTTCTAAAAACGTTTCAAGGCGAACATTGCTCTTTCGAGGTAGAATATCAAAACAGAACGTATTTAATAAATTCTACAC is drawn from Lacinutrix sp. WUR7 and contains these coding sequences:
- a CDS encoding ABC transporter permease — its product is MLRLAKQKSIRNLFVIIPFIVFFLLGSIYYKGSLREVSIAVYDNDNSTLSRMYIRFLESSPYLNVTQYLSSKDAIESAFVKDHVQGVFYIPKDFHKDVLKSNPVQVKIYTNSTNIVFGNLLYKAGVGVTQSLSGAVVMKRIAPLGINPSKIMGTVLPIKINTRVLGNPQYNYVYYLLPGLTTVLLQMIIFLAASRAFNKEWESQTYNQLYATAKGNILAMILGKYFAFLVYGLGLCGLIFAVVFPVFRIPIYGNSIHLLALLILFLSVNILLGFGLSLIVKNQIIALDIAVFYNSPAFVFSGFTFPIWAMPWFNSVYAQAIPYTHFLTAFLKIYQLDTPLFFIWPEVWKLMVFLIVGVFLIALGLIMNRKHIFITPKLTIV
- a CDS encoding HlyD family secretion protein; the protein is MKKAYITLVIPVVIIVFAIIFFMVKASTPEQEVYSGLLETTEVNVSSEIPGRVLSILIEKGNTVKKGDVLATLEPDVLDAKKNQAEGMVKAARSLVDKAESGARKEEISALENQYQMAKSQFDFAEKTYKRYQALYADSIISKQEMDELQFKYDAAKEQMNAAKSIWEMSKNGARKEDVRAAYGSYESAQGAYKEVETYYDELQITAPISGVVSNQIAEEGEVMDAGYPIVTIQRPEKIYAVFNVREDDLADFKMDNLYKAKVPGLANDEVNFKVTYIAPMADFATWVPVKAKGEYELKTFEIHLKPQERIEDLRPGMSIQIYK
- a CDS encoding TolC family protein — translated: MKNPNKKNVNIPLKALLALSILVLLPLFVKGQDRELSIAEALAWSYSNNEQIKRYSERVTQKIYEDKAAKGNFLPSINFLAGYTYLSENMEVNTSQVKSSLDDLGGKYGAAFVETYGDEIGLSGITSEAAYSTIVNALGDLPAYNVVVDNQQIPTAAITATQPIFTGGKIIAGKKYAEAELETANIELKQVKNDIAHELIERYLDVVLLKQVVKTRFEVYNGMLKHKEQAARAIQLEILPKHVLLRAEVAVANAERDLSKDQNTLQLAKMALRTTMSMPDSEIFQVMDSIPYHELNLDFNQLLNTAYTQQPVLELIDQKEIMAKQSHTLEKSKFLPNVAAFGTYNMYRDQLPIIPSRFIVGVQAQINIFNGFKDVNKLKASSHLQKEVENAKQYATEQIHLLVKSNYINVLNQRKLYHSHLTTVDLAKENLRINTRRFEEGLGKSIDVIDASLLYEKSKVEQLVALNDYYKAIASLYTSVGEPEKIIPMIGSK
- a CDS encoding patatin-like phospholipase family protein; translation: MNTGLVLSGGGARGAAHIGAIKALEESGIFPTHISGTSAGAIIGALYAAGVGWTEMLDFFKNISIFQTTRYARNKPGFINSEKFYNDLKTYLPIDDFSALKKPLFITAANVIDGSLKVFSKGQLIKPIIASASFPGVFTPTEINGKFYIDGGTLNNFPVEPLQKNCDKIIGVYVNPLKKISIKDLKHSYSVVERAYKIKVANESMSKFSDCDLIISPEGLINFGTFDMNSIDAIFSLGYTATKKALEENNNLLA
- a CDS encoding mechanosensitive ion channel family protein; this translates as MNIDNILTSLHLKSWITYSLVLLCCILLGLLLRWILFSIIKFSNRRKPTVLKAQLFKHLKAPAKFLLPILFIYSSLSLLELDSFWHKIIESLIIINLSWILIALLNASEEVVKEKFMVNGSHKTKDRKVLTQLRFLKSLSIVIIFTLAIAAILWNIPGVRKLGTTILTSAGVIGIIAGVAAQKSIANLITGFQIAFTQPIKIDDEVVIEDEFGTVEDITLTYVVIKTWDQRRLVLPLNYFNDHSFVNWTFNSTELIGSVFLYVDYTFPVSVLRTKLMDILKEHPLWNKKTGELLVTKSNEKAMELRATFSAKNASDTWTMRCDIREQLIDFIQEKHPASLPKIREMEVFKI
- a CDS encoding PAS domain S-box protein produces the protein MIDELKDNILFKSIFHSSVEGILVINDSGVIIKANPASEQMFGYNKQELINKTVEDLIPNQFKKNHKSHRDKYSKKPKSRRMGLDLDLWGLKKDGSQFPLEISLSPTEIENKQLVIAFVIDITERMAAKQALLASESRMAEAQRLAHVGNWHWNIQTDERSWSDEFYRILGLPPGDKRLNSESVRSFIHPDDKESTIQAINEAVKNKTPYKHKQKIVRPDGTVRHILAKGKTIYDAAGKPEELYGSIQDITRHKDIELKLKKSKEKTQALLQALPDVMILYDKHGNHLEVHAPENYQLVAPYDDHIGNNIDKILPKKVCDKIRKGFADCEKTKENQIVEYSLTIMGKLTHFESRIVKTDTNNFLCIIRDITESENAEKKILDNEQRLRLALEAGEFGSWDWNLLSDTIVRDKYQNSLFGMEAEENIINYSDFLNKIHPEDRDKVQLAITQAIKKTSNYNVQYRITHPDLSIHWLQEKGKVFKNQKGKPERIIGVTNSITKQKLAEEKLKESEEKLREYTFVLEEKVAERTKELTTVVQKLVESNLSLEDQINETKEAENKALSSMSLLHDISHNFPKGFVAVCNSDFNLLLVEGEEVDELGFKGLASAKTLINDVIGVPDDVKEKVKRNVLKTFQGEHCSFEVEYQNRTYLINSTPLYDAENKINQVLMVHHNITHQKETELEMLNTLKKERELSELKSRFISMASHEFRTPLSAILSSAILIEKQNEPGKEDKRIGYVTKIRSNVKNLVVILNDFLSLGKLQEGKVIAHPESFNLIDFSKSLIEEMEDIKKEDQIINLQCEHSSIKVFLDSKLLKHILYNLVSNAIKYSEEQQEINIKIAIKNQLVCIDIKDKGIGIPAEDQDHLFQRFYRANNASNIQGTGLGLNIVKQYTELMGGTITFKSEINKGSTFSITFPLNETKDE